A region from the Lolium perenne isolate Kyuss_39 chromosome 4, Kyuss_2.0, whole genome shotgun sequence genome encodes:
- the LOC127297621 gene encoding probable tRNA-splicing endonuclease subunit Sen2 yields MSGPRWKKGKDGKYFSALAAASPMSSIVADLQSSLKRSRPVATISSHGEDAVLGVSPHQAILLNQAAFGRFVENAGAEKQWFQLGAEEVFYLCHALKCVVVESERGKQMSEGELWDLLCSASDSFPEMYKAYSHLRSKNWVVRSGLQYGADFVAYRHHPALVHSEFAVVVVPEGAQFGGRCGRLKVWSDLLCALRASGSVAKTLLVLTISCSICELGSPDCLEQLVVHERTITRWIAQQCREQRCEPCRVQPNKEEQGHTRETVVSNYWGVILGFTVLSTLLVYKLRFSQ; encoded by the coding sequence ATGTCGGGTCCGAGATGGAAGAAGGGCAAAGACGGCAAGTATTTCTCAGCTCTAGCAGCAGCTAGCCCCATGTCAAGCATTGTTGCCGACCTCCAGTCTTCGCTGAAACGCTCTAGACCCGTGGCAACTATATCTAGCCATGGCGAGGACGCGGTTCTTGGAGTGAGTCCACATCAAGCTATCCTTCTGAACCAAGCTGCCTTTGGCCGGTTTGTGGAAAATGCCGGAGCAGAGAAACAGTGGTTCCAGCTGGGCGCCGAGGAGGTCTTCTACCTTTGCCATGCTTTGAAGTGCGTTGTGGTTGAGTCGGAGAGGGGGAAGCAGATGAGTGAAGGGGAGCTGTGGGATCTCTTGTGCTCCGCATCGGACTCGTTTCCTGAGATGTACAAGGCATACTCACATCTCAGATCGAAGAACTGGGTAGTGCGGTCAGGTTTGCAGTATGGTGCAGATTTTGTAGCTTACCGTCATCACCCAGCGCTAGTCCACTCGGAGTTTGCCGTGGTTGTGGTTCCGGAAGGAGCGCAGTTTGGCGGTAGGTGTGGCCGCCTGAAGGTGTGGTCCGATCTACTGTGTGCACTCCGAGCTTCTGGCAGTGTGGCCAAGACACTGCTGGTTCTGACCATCTCCTGTAGTATCTGTGAACTGGGGTCGCCAGATTGTTTGGAGCAGCTGGTTGTTCATGAGAGGACGATTACAAGGTGGATAGCGCAGCAGTGCCGAGAGCAGAGATGTGAACCGTGCAGAGTACAACCAAATAAGGAAgaacaaggtcacacaagagaaaCTGTAGTCTCAAACTATTGGGGTGTAATACTAGGCTTCACGGTTCTTTCTACCCTACTTGTATACAAGCTGAGATTCTCCCAATAA
- the LOC127297620 gene encoding probable tRNA-splicing endonuclease subunit Sen2, with protein sequence MSGPRWKKGKDGKYFSALAAASPMSSIVADLQSSLKRSRPVATISSHGEDAVLGVSPHQAILLNQAAFDRFVENAGAEKQWFQLGAEEVFYLCHALKCVVVESERGKQMSEGELWDLLCSASDSFPEMYKAYSHLRSKNWVVRSGLQYGADFAAYRHHPALVHSEFAVVVVLEGAQFGGRCGRLKVWSDLLCALRASGSVAKTLLVLTISCSICELGSPDCLEQLVVHERTITRWIAQQCREQRCEPCRVQPNKEEQGHTRETVVSNYWGVILGFTVLSTLLVYKLRFSQ encoded by the coding sequence ATGTCGGGTCCGAGATGGAAGAAGGGCAAAGACGGCAAGTATTTCTCAGCTCTAGCAGCAGCTAGCCCCATGTCAAGCATTGTTGCCGACCTCCAGTCTTCGCTGAAACGCTCTAGACCCGTGGCAACTATATCTAGCCATGGCGAGGACGCGGTTCTTGGAGTGAGTCCACATCAAGCTATCCTTCTGAACCAAGCTGCCTTTGACCGGTTTGTGGAAAATGCCGGAGCAGAGAAACAGTGGTTCCAGCTGGGCGCCGAGGAGGTCTTCTACCTTTGCCATGCTTTGAAGTGCGTTGTGGTTGAGTCGGAGAGGGGGAAGCAGATGAGTGAAGGGGAGCTGTGGGATCTCTTGTGCTCCGCATCGGACTCGTTTCCTGAGATGTACAAGGCATACTCACATCTCAGATCGAAGAACTGGGTAGTGCGGTCAGGTTTGCAGTATGGTGCAGATTTTGCAGCTTACCGTCATCACCCAGCGCTAGTCCACTCGGAGTTTGCCGTGGTTGTGGTTCTGGAAGGAGCGCAGTTTGGCGGTAGGTGTGGCCGCCTGAAGGTGTGGTCCGATCTACTGTGTGCACTCCGAGCTTCTGGCAGTGTGGCCAAGACACTGCTGGTTCTGACCATCTCCTGTAGTATCTGTGAACTGGGGTCACCAGATTGTTTGGAGCAGCTGGTTGTTCATGAGAGGACGATTACAAGGTGGATAGCGCAGCAGTGCCGAGAGCAGAGATGTGAACCGTGCAGAGTACAACCAAATAAGGAAgaacaaggtcacacaagagaaaCTGTAGTCTCAAACTATTGGGGTGTAATACTAGGCTTCACGGTTCTTTCTACCCTACTTGTATACAAGCTGAGATTCTCCCAATAA